Part of the Anopheles coluzzii chromosome 3, AcolN3, whole genome shotgun sequence genome is shown below.
GGTGACaaagattttgataattataCTGTAAATACTATCTCATTCGTGTGTAATGTACTGTTTTTGGAAATACATTAACCAacaaaatagcaaacaaacaaacgccacAAAAAGACTTATGTTATGATATGATGtgcatgcattttttttctcacttccCCATCTTTTCATTGTTGTAAGATACTAAATTTTGTATCAAAATTAAGTTCAAAATTGAGTTCATTCACCACTTATTCAAAAGATTTTTCTCGTAGTTTCACATGTATCGGCATCAGCAGCCCAAATAAAGGGAGGGggtttatttataaaacatttataCATATAAATCACCCGAAATCGTAAGGAGTTGTATGAGCTAGTTGCGGCTACAGACAGGATCGCTTTGTTACAAAGCTAAGTCGAAATGAACTACAGTATGAGCTAACTGGTTGGGATACGATTGCGGGTTAACTAGTGCATGTATTCGCACGCGATGGTTGGAATGCCGGCGCTTCCGTGGCACCTAACAAAATTCTTCAAGtttcaagcctcatatgggGCGTTTCTCCATAACAAGGACTTTGACCGGATTGTATTCCGGCCGAGTGGTtctaatacagggttttccaggggttctctcATAGTAGTTGTGGGACACCACTTcgttgactctttcttataggaagtgaacttcatacgatggaaattggactctatgacAACCTTTTTGAGCAGGTTCAATCCCATTACATTGAGTTCAATTCACgtaagaaggagtcaataaagtgtcccacagctaagagaactcctggaaaaccctgtaagcctAGCATGATAGCGTAGGTTGTAACGccaataaaaagaagaagaatattgtTCAACTACCTTTGGTTCAAAATCGGAAATTCAACTTTATAATTCATAGCTCCATTGACAACAATGCCGGTGCGTCTTACTGGCAAAACAACTTCGTTGGAAGGATGACAACCCAACTATTGAGATGTGCCACTAATtaacaaccaacaaaaagaCCCACTCAATTACatgccaactattgaatttgCGCTTTTTATATTTCgattcacattattacggctTCGGCCGTATATTATATTTGCGCTTGTTAGTTTCCTGAAACATAAATCTGAAATTATTGTTGTTTCGAATAAAACAGATTAAACCGTTGTATTCCGACGGTACTGtagtttgaattatttgttgaaATCATATTTGTTTGCTACGCCTACCATCCACCCACAATGCCGGACTAGCAGAgttttcgattcgatttcgGTTGGCTCTGACAGTTTGCTTGGAGTCGACCTGCTCAATACTATAGGAAACTTATCAAAAATCATATGAATTAAACGCACACAACTAAAGATACATTAaaacttattaaaaaaatacactaaaACGCAACAATGCTAGAATGGTGTAAATATAAACATCAAtatattttcataatttttatataaTCTTATAACGAAAAAGAtacatttaataaaataaaacagaacatTGAAGTAACTATCATCAAAATAGCTAAAAACGTCAACAAAGGTCGTTAAACCAAACATTGTAGCTCAGCGACAcgtagaagtagtagtagtagtaagcGGGAAGAATAGAGTTCGTCAAATTGGGACAAATAAAGGGCGACGGTCAGTTGAGATCCATCGTACTGTCAATTGAGCTCTAAACATCACATTCGTACAACAGTCGTTAGTAAAACGGCTACAACAACCTGTTGGTAAAGTTCTTGCCCTAGTAGAATAGAAAAGAGACGGAAATGCCcgcaacaataaacaataagaAGATGCGAAGAGGGAACAAAAGAAAACTATTCAAACGTATTCAAGCTAGAACGCCACAACATAAAATACTATACCTACAATATTACCGCCTACAAgtaatgtatttttaataCTACACCTAAGATGTTGATAAGGTGGGCTGCAAATATTACGTACAATGGTGGATGATCCAACGGAAATTATATAGTGAAAGCTTTAAGATTTACAATCTCTTACAGCAcataattttataattaacaaaatatCCATAATAGTTCATAGACATAAAAGTCCATGAAAGCCGATAAAATGCTTATATTACTTTAATTGATATATGTTTATATCTTTCATCAATTATTTGATCCTGATGTTGCACAATTCTGATTAACCAAAGGGTTCAATTATAGTAACGAACATAACAACTGATGAAGTAATATTTATATAACTATAggaggtttgatttttttgcccTTTACCTGATTGGACCAATCACCAGTTGGTACGGTTGCTTTATAAAATCTGGTGCTAGTTTTATTGAATATTGGTAACAATTCGTTTGCTTCATCTGAAAATGCCTGTTTgagtaaatgtaaaaaaacgaatggaCAAATTAAAATGCATTATTGACGAGCACTGTATAACTATGTACCTTGAGATAAATTATTGCATCGGAACCGTAACCTTCACAGGAGAACAGGACCAGATCACCATGAAAGTATCTAGCATACAGTCTGGAAATGGGCAACCCGTATCCATATCCTATAAGtattataaaaagaaaacatcgtCATCAACACTATCAACACTACGCCGTAACGCATTCATAGCATACCAGCCAATGGAACTAACGGCAAATCTGTTTTAGATTTCGGCGGTTGAGGTGCAGTACTGTACATGTACTTGAAAAGTTGATCCACTTGCGATCGTGGAATACCGCCCCCTTGATCGGACATCTTAACACATATATCCTCTTTACCCTTTACGATAGTAACCTTGATCGGAGGCACATCATTTTCTGTTCCGTGATGCTCCATTACAGCACGCATTGAGTTCTTGAATAGCTCAAACAGCATGTGATACAGATGCGATGGTACATACACAATTTTTATGGGGTTTCCCTTATCAATCTCTGCGCAGACACAACAAACAAGAGTTTTATGTACACATTAATTACATTTATCTCGAAAAGTTTAGGTTAGTAAGCATATTtgtctatttttattttgatagaATTGATTTTCCGTGCTGATCCTTCTTATACTTCTTTTAAATGTTCAGTAAATTGTAATTAGATCTAAATATTAAgtcattattttgtgaaatccTTGAGGAAGATAAATTTATCAATAAACTAACGACATTACCGACATCCATTACTTACCATTATGCTCTATTACTTCGAGTTCTGGACTTGCAAGATAATATTGATCACATAGAAAACGTGCATTTTCGTAAGCATCCCGTACGACCATGTGCGGATCACATAGAGGATCTATGCTACCGATATGGCGTCCTGTCTGCGGTATATCACCAAACAGTATAGCTAAAACAATGCGAACAGTGAAGTGTTAAAATCAACAACATAGTACATCACGCACCCTTCTAACCAGCCTCCAACCGTTACTTACTGTGCTGATTGATGAGCATTCTTATACTGATACGGGACATGTACAAACGATCCAGAAAGTACTGAATCGAGAGCTCAGTGGATGGCTCAATCGCTCCATCTCGGCTTTCCTTCAATTCCAGTATCCCTTGAGCCATTGTTTGCACAACATCGGAGTGGCGGTCACGAATCTGGGTGAGCGATTTGCAGAATCTGTAAATTGAGATACGCGCCGGATTGCAAGAGGAAACCAATCAAAAGATGCGTACTTTAGTTTTAGCGAGCGCTTCTCTTCCCAGTACTTCTCTAGATTGTTTTCGGTAGGATCCGTTTTTTCGAATGCCAGCACTTCCTCGAAGCTTTTCACATACCAGGCGCTGACCAGACCGACTGAAGGCATTCGTAATAAACTTTCTGGCAGCAAGGTGATCTCTTTCATTATATTCGCCAACCGTACGGGCAGCTCTTtgcgaaggaaaacaaacgacTTTCGAGGACATGCATTAAGCCCTAAACGGAAGcggaatggaagaaaaaataaaaatatacgaATTATACGGAATTCagtattttaatttgttattaAACGTACGTTTGCATCTCTATAGACACATTCTAGTTTCCATAAAATCATCGATTAGAGACTTTCAGTTTTCAAGACACAAcaacagagacacacacaaacgtctCCTAAAACCCAGGAATAATGGAAGCAAAATCAAGCAAGAAAATCTAATATTTTGTTGAGACGTGCGTCAATCGCATCCATCAAAGTCAGTGTTGTTGCCGTGTGTTGGCCAAGTATTTTGACCCACTCATGGGAGAGAGGAAGGGCAGACACAGTGACATCCGCCGGGGTCAGTATTTAAGATGGCTTAGCAACAAAGAGTTGAAGAGTCGACGAATTCTCTGTATGCTCACACATGTAGTTGTACTATGTAGTCGTACATAACGTATATTCCAGCTATTTTACATGAATGTTTTATATAGTTGTTAATCGCAAATCCAgcatccaacaaaaaaaacattagatTTTTCTATTAATACGTTGCGTTATTACGATATTATACGACACGGTCTGAAGCATAGCCATATGTTTATATTTGCTTAATTGTTACACTCATTCAAATTTCGCACTGAAATGCACCAAAATTCCGGTTTTTTATGAATCGTACGTTTATGAGCGTAAAAATCAATGGTAAAAAGTATCAAAgagaaaaatattgttgaTGTAATACTTACCGAAGTCGATAAATTGCTTAATGCTCAGGGGTGATGGATTAAATTGGGAGTAAAAATCCAACATCTTATTGATGTTGGACAGCCGCACGGGAAACAGCTTCATTTTCACGGGACAGTATTTCCTAGATGTCGTAGTCTCACAAGGTCACTGATAGAACACAGTCACCAGACGAACTCATCTAGTCTCTAGATCTAGTCAAGAGTTGTTGCGGTACAAGTGGAGAAGGTTCCGCGTTGGGAGTTTTTCACTTCTTTTCGAAAACGAGTGCCACTTTGGGTAACACACACCGCTTTATGCGAGGTGTTAACTTGTCACTGTGCGTACTGATAATTGCTGATGCACTGCTCgatatgtatttatttttctttcgatATTGTGGTAACTGATTCAATGTTTACTGATTTCGTTCAATATATGTTGATATTGAATGTTGTGTCTATCGCCTAAACCAGATGCAGATCATTGGGAAGTTTCTGACACTAGAGATCAAATAATGTGGTGGCAGTTTTTGAAGTTGTTCAAATCATTTAAAAGAAAACTCAGTAAAAAAAGTGCACAGTGCAGATATGTAAGCAAATGTTCTTTAAACAGATGAAATAGACAAAAAAGAGCCTAACTACTGCAGTAGTGGATATTTAATACGAAATAAATGGTAGATTTCTCATGGATTTGAGATgtgtaaaaaatgtgtatGATTGATTCTGGCAGCACTGGTCATGTTTACGTAACTTCATTTGACAGACACGAGCTGAGCGGAATTAAAACAATTGGATAAAAATGAACCACGTACAGAAAGTGAGAGTTTTGTACAAAACTATTCTTCGTATGCACCGTGGTTAGTAATGCAATTTCGTGTACAATTTGTTGTATTAATCCTGCTAACATGAATTGTACGTTTAATGATTTCGTTTCATCAGGACTGCCGGTGGCGTTGCAGGAGCTCGGTAATAACTACGTGAAAGAAGAGTTTAAACGCCACAAAATTTGTTCTCCTATGGAAAGCCAGAAATTTATGAGCGAATGGGCAGTAAGTTACTATTTACCCATAGTTTTATTTCCATGAAAGTTTTACATATTTAAAACGTCGTATTTTCCTTATTCTTACAGGGATATGCGATAAATCTTGCTGAGCAACTGGGTTTGCGAGGGAAACCCGGACCGATTGGAATGATTGGAGAAGATTTGACTGAAACTCAATTAAACCATTTTCGAGATGAACAGATAGCTCAGCTGTATGAGCTACTGCAGGAAGccaaacgataatagatgataAAGGACCGTAAGTTTTGCTTCGACCTATGATATCCAACCTATTGCTGTTTGTTCTCATATATCTTGTATACATACTGTATTCCGTTTTCTTCTTGCACACCACTTGGAGTGTCTGGATCATTATCAATCACCATAAAAGAATTGGGTATTTCTGGGAAGAATGCATCACAATCGAATTGCTTTTTGATTTCCGTCAAATAGATTCGATGGCAACGATCGGATTCCATGGCTTCCTTATATACGCTGTTACCTCCGACAACCCAAATGTTCTCTATGTGTTCCCCATGGTCAGTTGAATCCAGCTTGTGCAATGCTTCCTGCAGGCTGCCACAAACCAACACATCCGGCGGAAAAGTATAGGCAGCCGCATTTCGCGTCAACACAATATTTAGACGCTCCGGCAATGGACGTTTGCTTTCTGGGACCCCGAAGTACGTTTTTCTTCCCATGATAACCGCATTTCTTTTGTCAGCATCATTAACTTTCTTCGTAGtatgtgaaaaatattttagttCCTGCCTGTAAAGATAACCAATACACAAAGTTCAGAGTCGTTGGGGATGGAACAGACCTGTATGCTTCATTCACTTTAGTTTCCATGGTAAATCTCCGTTAATGCCAATACCACGATTTTCACAAATAGCAACAATGCAGCTAAACTTTTTCGACATAGCTTAGTTCAATGAATTTCAGATTCAGTGAGTGGGTTTAAAGTAGGGTCTCGTGCTTGGTTATTAATCAACAGGTAAATCTCAAGCCGACATCAACGCCAGGATGGACAAGCAACTAAAAAACCTCGACAGTTGAAATCAACCATGTACAGgcagtccccgagatacactaTTAACCGTATTGTCTACGACCAAAAAAATACATGTCCCGCAaaacaaattcgagcagtcTGCGAGGTCGcactacaaaacaccacagaTTTAGTTTTTGATAGATAAAATAGGATGCGGAGTCCGACGAATCGCACGTCTGATTTGATCTGTGAAATCCCGtataaaatttttaaatgccttctaaaAACAGGCCTATCatatacagcaattatccgcagtacgcgatttcTCTaagtttgacagctccatgtgttttttgcaaatattttgattctttgaaatattttatgttctttttgaatttccttactgttcttaatgcattttgcattaaatttgtgcaaaagatgcttgttttatgacaaaaaactttaatgcaaaactctatggcgatatatttcaaccctcgaaccggtagtgtaaactatttttccataggaatccgctatacgcgaaaactcgagatacgctgtTGCGCTcagtcccgtacgatagcgtatatcggataatgattGTACGTCGAACGACTCTCGAATCCGTCGGAAGCTCCAGAATCGAACGGGAGAAAATTTGGTATCATATTCGCCGTTCGAATCGATTAAAGTTTCGTCGACTTTTTTTCTAGTTCCAGTGTGTTTGACACTTGGTCGAAGCATCCGGTGAACAGATTaagtgtaaacaaactgaTTGAGCGCTTCATTCAAATCAatattttccatgttttgGTTACAACTGGGTCAAACATGAGTGATAAAAGTGTTACTAGACTTGTGTTGAACATAATTACAAATGTAGACAGCGGTCACAATTCGTTTAacgccaggactccacagagcataacacggagcgcaacataacaactgacagctgccaaacgcttcagaaaacgcttgggaaagcaggtaaagcgtttcattaactgtcggtcATCgtagtaggttggtagcttttctATGAGCaatgagcggcctactaaggatattcaaaacatgTTACCATCAAAgaagcgttttctgaagcgtttggcagctgtcagttgttatgttgcgctccatgttatgctctgtggagtcctggcgtAATGGTTCAATTTGCGTGTTTCCGACAGCTTCAGCTGTCGGGAGAAAATCTCTTCAATCTGCCTACTCGATCGACATACATGATACCAATTTATGCTTCATGAACTCGAAACTGCCGGCAGAAAAGCAACATGTCAAATGATagcaaaatgaacaaaatgaaCGCTCGAGTGAATTTTCTTGAATGCTGAACGCAATATGATAGGCCTGAAAAtccccaaatagccagctcgaacTCCATTGCTGATttggggctgtttaacgaaaaatcgttccgatgtcgtactttatGGGTGATTAAGAGATGAAACGGTACTTGGTGGAATCCTACAGCTTTTTAACAAGCACACGGTAcactttggaactttgcggctgaatAGTACTATCTGTAGGGTTGACGATGGAACTTTAAGGCTTTTTAAGAATGTGTACcaaacttggtggaactttatagctttttaatgcatgacatcgttacaaggtggctcttgtcaaagaCAGACGCCGTCTCGTAGTTTGTGCTCCAGATAGATTAGTTATTTGAAGTAATAATATTAAGTGAAGTGGTCTTGACTTAACTGTAAAGTATTTAAAAATCTGTAAACGTTATGAACAATTACAGTTCACAAATAAACATGCAcgtaaagaaaacataaaattgtgttgtttatttcaatgaTGACgtcttgcttgaaaataaaacacaaataaaaataatcctcGGCATcctggcataaggaagctgcttaggcgctatttAGAAGGACCACCTGGTACTTTGacgctgtttatctactgcaaaggGCGAATTCatgcagcgatctttagcatgCCAAAATtggctgcttaagcaattttggctatttgggtagtttgtgtttagttttagtATTTGTTGCGATTTTGTACTCgtcatttgtttacattgcacattggctggttgctgtgatgtgTTACCTAACAGATATtttaggctggaaatagacgaaccgagatcatcgcggtaccgcgaaaatcgcgtatgacttgagctgtcaattatgttataaaatctgacagataggcgagataatcgcggttcgtgtatggaaccatccgagggctggtgacgattgaatgtgccaagaagaaatatttttctatcaatttgcgaatcaaattatttatttcacatagtgtatgcaaaataaaatacaaaactcatttctcgACACGAGTTTTCACATAAATCcgccagaaaaagtaaaaataatcggttcgcgctaccgcgaaaatctcagcaataccgaagttgggtatctctgcgaaacagcaggcgcgattggaggcgcggaagatttgacagctctACTGTTATACAACTGTTAATaacaaggcgcgaatttcggggtaccgcgacgatctcggttcgtctatttccagccttacatgtaaggctggaaatagacgaaccgagatcgtcgcggtaccgcgaaattcgcgctTACATgtaaggctggaaatagacgaaccgagatcgtcgcggtaccgcgaaattcgcgccttgtttataacagttgtagaacagttgagctgtcaaatcttccgcgcctccaatcgctccaatgtacacaaaggttatccgtgtaaaaaaatattggaccgcatgtcctcggcgcggaccagtgtgtttcgagaaatgtgccgcagattcagcattgcatccgatgaattcaggtatcatcaacgttttcaagcatcataccgcagtcttggctttggctaagacagattcgggaaggggtcccgcggtcttgagataaagtgaaaccctgtaagaggtattttaaggtatttacagcggcacccacagtctgatgacagctccacagtacacttgcaacattcccctaatcgattgcaaaactcccctaagtgattgcaaacatccacagcttgcatgcaatattcccctaccgatttgcaacattcccctaagtgattgaactattcccttgtatgattcgaaaccctgtaatagaTCTTGCTACATTACTTGacctcgttcctacacagtcCTTGCTGTACAGTAATGTAAATTCTAGCAACGACTAACGGTACGTTACTACAGGGTTGCTTGGATCGTTTCGCTTGAAAAGCAACGATTGTTGCACACGTGTGCGAAATATGAAACAGTAGAGCAAACTCTATAACCAGACTACTTGGATTGCACACTTTCGTTTGCACACTTCTTCTCTCGTTCTACATACTGTTCTATATTTTGAGGTAAAAGTATGGACCCTCTTCGTTAGCgttagcgttacgcgtaacgtcTGTTTATGtcaaacccaagcagcatttttattGAACATCTGTTTTAATCGTTGTGGATGGGAAAATGGATAGATGATTATGTctaaatattaattattattatgtgataataaaaaaagcataattttacaaaaagtTCGATGATGGTCCGATCTATTGATAATTTATGAGTATCAAATATAGTTGTGATATatattacagtggagcgccgtttattcgggtaccttttatccggctttccgttcaTCCGTGCTGTtaagaaatgacagttcaatacaaaagtgacgttgcgttatgaggaggatatttgaaaaggcggttataagagcacattgtcataacaaaaacactataatgcatggcaaattttaaatattctttttggaaaaacatgaagttagtagaaactgggttattttatcaaaaaataagaaaaacttccaaaacataaccaggaattggtgataaaatatatcatttgactcattatccgtgttattcgcttatccgggcgaggtcaagtcccgagaaacccggataaacggctcTCCactgtattattattttattattttttacatcaATTAAAGTTATAACATCTTTAAGAATTaccaaaatcataaaaattgcaataataataataataattctatTCTATTGTATATTTTATAATTCTGTTTACTTACTAAGTTTATTCGTATTCATCGGGACtcgacctcgcccggatactCGAATAACATGGATAATAAGTCAACGTATATGTTTTATCCCAAATTCCTGATTTTTTAAGTTTATCtcatgttttgataaaaaatagccagtttttattaatttaatttttttccaaTGATAATATtcgaaatttgccatgaatcaTAGTGTTTTATATTATGACAATGTCCCCTGATAAccgttatttttttcttcaaatatcctcctcagcaCTCAATGTCAACTTTATAGTGAAATGTCATTTCTACACAGCATGTATAAACGGACAGACGGGTAAAAAGTACGCTCAAAAGGTAGCGTTAATCGATACTGCTGGCGTGCGGGCGTGCGTGCGAAAAActcaaaattgtttgattcTGACGCATGCGGTTTCAAACTGTCACCCGCTGCGggtgtcaaattccatacattttcagaaaaCGCACGCCCGCCCGCATAAGGGATTACCGCTGcctaaacggcgctccactgtacttatttatttatttctttttttatttgtcaaCCTATTGGTAAAACTAGGATATTGAGATCATGATCAatgtacttcttcttcttctttcgcacacaaccgttgtcggttaAGGCCTGGCTGTACCCactggtgaagtgagcttggctttctttgacttattgttaccatagcaggataatcagtcctacgtatagcGGCaaggtctattcgggacttgaacccatgacgggcatgttgctaagttgtacgagttaacgactgtaccacaagacCGGGTATTCCTCTTAGTAAACAGTTTCCTTAATGACCTAATTCCTGAATGACCATAAGCTTGCTACCATAATTCCTTATTATAATTCATTATTCCTAGGAGTTACATAAATACCTATCTATCAGGCGTGAGAATGgtattatgttttttgttgatgttctAATTGACAAACCGATTTGACAGAATGGATAAATAggtgattttcttttttttactactaTAGTAAAACGACAAAAATGATGATGTTTTTGCTGATTTAAAATACAATATACATACTGAAATCATTCAGCAACagtaaaaatcattttataaaaattcagtggaaaaaaataatgctaaaatttaacaaataatCTATTTCTGATCGATGTCTgtaaaaaaactttactgaagcaCAACAagaaaatttgctgtgtagGTTTATCAATGGTTtatggggcggtcccgtgatacagtcgtcaactcgtacgccTCAATAAcaagcccgtcatgggttcatggGTTCAAGACTAGAATGAACCGTCCCCcatagcaaggattgactatctcTATGTGTGGTGATGAATTAAGTATCGAAAGCCTTATTGGCCGGCATGtctgcgtaggacgttacgccaaatagaagaaggttTATCAAAAATCGGTAGATAAAGCAGTGGTTTTAGTCACTCTTTATTGAATGCAAATATCGCAGTTCGTGGTGTTCGTGGACGCTGTAAGTGTGAGGTTGTCATGGCGGTCCAAtctagacttgaacccatgacgggcattttattgagtcgttcgagttaacgactgtaccacgggactgcGACTCCAATTCTGGTTAAATCAAGCCGACGATTCCGTCCCAAGGTGTCGGAGCCGTCCGAAACCACTAGTAGCCAATCGGAGCTGTATCAGGGATTGTTTGACTGTGTTtataatgttaaa
Proteins encoded:
- the LOC120960033 gene encoding pyruvate dehydrogenase (acetyl-transferring) kinase, mitochondrial isoform X3, giving the protein MKLFPVRLSNINKMLDFYSQFNPSPLSIKQFIDFGLNACPRKSFVFLRKELPVRLANIMKEITLLPESLLRMPSVGLVSAWYVKSFEEVLAFEKTDPTENNLEKFCKSLTQIRDRHSDVVQTMAQGILELKESRDGAIEPSTELSIQYFLDRLYMSRISIRMLINQHTILFGDIPQTGRHIGSIDPLCDPHMVVRDAYENARFLCDQYYLASPELEVIEHNEIDKGNPIKIVYVPSHLYHMLFELFKNSMRAVMEHHGTENDVPPIKVTIVKGKEDICVKMSDQGGGIPRSQVDQLFKYMYSTAPQPPKSKTDLPLVPLAGYGYGLPISRLYARYFHGDLVLFSCEGYGSDAIIYLKAFSDEANELLPIFNKTSTRFYKATVPTGDWSNQGKNFTNRLL
- the LOC120960033 gene encoding pyruvate dehydrogenase (acetyl-transferring) kinase, mitochondrial isoform X2 codes for the protein MKLFPVRLSNINKMLDFYSQFNPSPLSIKQFIDFGLNACPRKSFVFLRKELPVRLANIMKEITLLPESLLRMPSVGLVSAWYVKSFEEVLAFEKTDPTENNLEKFCKSLTQIRDRHSDVVQTMAQGILELKESRDGAIEPSTELSIQYFLDRLYMSRISIRMLINQHTILFGDIPQTGRHIGSIDPLCDPHMVVRDAYENARFLCDQYYLASPELEVIEHNEIDKGNPIKIVYVPSHLYHMLFELFKNSMRAVMEHHGTENDVPPIKVTIVKGKEDICVKMSDQGGGIPRSQVDQLFKYMYSTAPQPPKSKTDLPLVPLAGYGYGLPISRLYARYFHGDLVLFSCEGYGSDAIIYLKAFSDEANELLPIFNKTSTRFYKATVPTGDWSNQVKGKKIKPPIVI
- the LOC120960033 gene encoding pyruvate dehydrogenase (acetyl-transferring) kinase, mitochondrial isoform X1 produces the protein MKLFPVRLSNINKMLDFYSQFNPSPLSIKQFIDFGLNACPRKSFVFLRKELPVRLANIMKEITLLPESLLRMPSVGLVSAWYVKSFEEVLAFEKTDPTENNLEKFCKSLTQIRDRHSDVVQTMAQGILELKESRDGAIEPSTELSIQYFLDRLYMSRISIRMLINQHTILFGDIPQTGRHIGSIDPLCDPHMVVRDAYENARFLCDQYYLASPELEVIEHNEIDKGNPIKIVYVPSHLYHMLFELFKNSMRAVMEHHGTENDVPPIKVTIVKGKEDICVKMSDQGGGIPRSQVDQLFKYMYSTAPQPPKSKTDLPLVPLAGYGYGLPISRLYARYFHGDLVLFSCEGYGSDAIIYLKAFSDEANELLPIFNKTSTRFYKATVPTGDWSNQNSDMNSKQMNAQTRRAGSLGTNTS
- the LOC120960035 gene encoding succinate dehydrogenase assembly factor 3, mitochondrial; its protein translation is MNHVQKVRVLYKTILRMHRGLPVALQELGNNYVKEEFKRHKICSPMESQKFMSEWAGYAINLAEQLGLRGKPGPIGMIGEDLTETQLNHFRDEQIAQLYELLQEAKR
- the LOC120960034 gene encoding dihydrofolate reductase yields the protein MSKKFSCIVAICENRGIGINGDLPWKLKQELKYFSHTTKKVNDADKRNAVIMGRKTYFGVPESKRPLPERLNIVLTRNAAAYTFPPDVLVCGSLQEALHKLDSTDHGEHIENIWVVGGNSVYKEAMESDRCHRIYLTEIKKQFDCDAFFPEIPNSFMVIDNDPDTPSGVQEENGIQYVYKIYENKQQ